From the Burkholderia glumae LMG 2196 = ATCC 33617 genome, one window contains:
- a CDS encoding helix-turn-helix domain-containing protein yields MSEPQPPRGAETNAEQKPVSAGLESLVAVGARLAQLREAKGWSVADVSSRLKVAAPKLRALEAGDISQMPGSTFAVGVVRSYAKMLGVDPEPFAQALRREKGVPEVDLSMPASSGTDLPRGRVSIPLGAPTHRRSWLWGVLAVVVVVIAAAMWHSGGDSANWLAKFKSNAGVAGSASQPASGADSTVASESAAIAPGGSAVVGDVASSPAASPAASEAGAAPAQAAPASDAAPGAAASADGASVVAAAGQSVLGITVKADCWVSVRDKSGKELLSALVKAGETRQIAGETPLRVTIGNRAGLESITFDGKTVDPAKYSAGRGNVARFALP; encoded by the coding sequence ATGAGCGAGCCGCAACCGCCAAGAGGCGCAGAGACGAATGCCGAGCAGAAGCCGGTATCGGCGGGGTTGGAATCGTTGGTGGCCGTGGGCGCACGCCTCGCGCAGCTTCGGGAAGCAAAGGGTTGGTCGGTGGCCGACGTGTCGTCGCGCCTGAAGGTGGCGGCGCCGAAGCTGCGCGCGCTGGAAGCCGGCGACATCAGCCAGATGCCGGGCTCGACGTTCGCGGTCGGCGTCGTGCGCAGCTACGCGAAGATGCTCGGGGTCGATCCGGAGCCGTTCGCGCAGGCGTTGCGGCGCGAGAAGGGCGTTCCGGAAGTCGATCTGTCGATGCCGGCCTCCTCCGGCACCGACTTGCCGCGCGGCCGCGTGTCGATCCCGCTCGGTGCGCCGACGCACCGCCGCTCGTGGTTGTGGGGCGTGTTGGCCGTGGTGGTGGTGGTGATCGCGGCGGCCATGTGGCATTCGGGCGGTGATTCGGCGAACTGGCTCGCGAAATTCAAGTCGAACGCCGGCGTGGCGGGCTCGGCTTCGCAACCGGCTTCGGGGGCCGATTCGACGGTGGCTTCCGAGAGCGCCGCAATCGCGCCCGGTGGTTCGGCCGTGGTGGGCGACGTCGCCTCCAGCCCCGCCGCGAGCCCGGCGGCCAGCGAGGCCGGCGCGGCGCCGGCCCAGGCTGCGCCGGCGAGCGACGCCGCGCCGGGCGCGGCGGCGTCGGCCGACGGCGCGAGCGTGGTCGCGGCCGCGGGGCAATCGGTGCTCGGCATCACGGTCAAGGCCGACTGCTGGGTCAGCGTGCGCGACAAGAGCGGCAAGGAACTCTTGTCGGCGCTCGTGAAAGCGGGCGAGACGCGCCAGATCGCGGGCGAGACGCCCTTGCGCGTGACGATCGGCAACCGGGCCGGCCTCGAGTCGATCACGTTCGACGGAAAAACCGTGGATCCGGCAAAATATTCGGCAGGTCGGGGTAACGTCGCGCGCTTCGCGCTGCCCTGA
- the ispG gene encoding flavodoxin-dependent (E)-4-hydroxy-3-methylbut-2-enyl-diphosphate synthase gives MQSEAQSPRSSQICSTEPVFGGSLPRRRSHAVDVRWGGNLVTIGGDAPVRVQSMTNTDTADAIGTAIQIKDLANAGSELVRITVNTPEAAAAVPAIREQLDRMGVAVPLVGDFHYNGHLLLRDYPGCAESLSKYRINPGNVGQGAKRDTQFAQMIELAAKYDKPVRIGVNWGSLDQDLLARMMDENAARSTPWDAQSVMYEALIQSAIGSAERAVDVGLGRDRIILSCKVSGVQDLIAVYRELARRCGFALHLGLTEAGMGSKGIVASTAALGVLLQEGIGDTIRISLTPEPGAPRTGEVVVGQEILQTMGLRSFAPMVIACPGCGRTTSTLFQELAMQIQTYLREQMPQWRKTYPGVEKMNVAVMGCIVNGPGESKHANIGISLPGSGENPAAPVFIDGEKVRTLRGERIAEEFQQIVSDYVARNYGQATAEQ, from the coding sequence ATGCAATCCGAAGCTCAATCCCCACGCAGCAGTCAGATTTGTTCAACCGAACCGGTGTTCGGCGGCTCCCTGCCGCGCCGCCGTTCGCACGCGGTGGATGTCCGGTGGGGCGGGAATCTGGTGACGATCGGCGGCGACGCACCCGTGCGCGTGCAGTCGATGACGAACACCGACACCGCCGATGCGATCGGGACTGCGATACAGATCAAGGATCTGGCGAACGCGGGCTCCGAATTGGTGCGTATTACGGTTAATACTCCGGAGGCAGCCGCAGCGGTTCCCGCAATCCGCGAGCAGCTCGACCGTATGGGTGTCGCGGTGCCGCTCGTCGGCGACTTCCATTACAACGGCCATCTGCTGCTGCGCGACTATCCCGGTTGCGCGGAATCGCTGTCGAAGTATCGGATCAATCCGGGCAACGTCGGCCAGGGTGCGAAGCGCGATACGCAATTCGCACAGATGATCGAACTGGCCGCGAAGTACGACAAGCCGGTGCGGATCGGCGTGAACTGGGGCAGTCTCGACCAGGATCTGCTGGCGCGCATGATGGACGAGAATGCCGCGCGCAGCACGCCGTGGGACGCGCAGAGCGTGATGTACGAGGCACTGATCCAGTCGGCGATCGGCTCGGCCGAGCGCGCGGTGGACGTGGGCCTCGGGCGCGATCGCATCATTCTGTCGTGCAAGGTCAGCGGCGTGCAGGATCTGATCGCCGTTTACCGGGAACTCGCGCGCCGCTGCGGGTTCGCGTTGCATCTGGGGCTGACCGAGGCGGGCATGGGCTCGAAGGGCATCGTCGCGTCGACGGCGGCGCTCGGCGTGCTGCTGCAGGAAGGCATCGGCGACACGATTCGCATCTCGCTGACACCCGAGCCGGGTGCGCCGCGTACCGGCGAGGTCGTGGTCGGCCAGGAAATCCTGCAGACGATGGGCCTGCGCTCGTTCGCACCGATGGTGATCGCCTGCCCCGGCTGCGGCCGGACGACGAGCACGCTGTTCCAGGAGCTCGCGATGCAGATCCAGACCTATCTGCGCGAGCAGATGCCGCAATGGCGCAAGACTTACCCGGGCGTCGAGAAGATGAACGTCGCCGTGATGGGCTGCATCGTCAACGGCCCGGGCGAGTCGAAGCACGCGAACATTGGCATCAGCCTGCCCGGCTCGGGTGAAAACCCGGCCGCGCCGGTCTTCATCGACGGCGAAAAGGTCAGGACGCTGCGCGGCGAACGCATCGCCGAGGAATTCCAGCAGATCGTGAGCGACTACGTCGCCCGTAACTACGGTCAGGCAACGGCCGAGCAATAA
- the hisS gene encoding histidine--tRNA ligase, producing the protein MIETKRKLEKLTGVKGMNDILPQDAALWEFFEATAKSLLRAYGYQNIRTPIVEHTQLFTRGIGEVTDIVEKEMYSFTDSLNGENLTMRPENTAAVVRASIEHNLLYDGPKRLWYIGPMFRHERPQRGRYRQFHQVGVEALGFAGPDADAEIIMMCQRLWDDLGLTGIKLEINSLGLAEERAAHRVELIKYLEQFADQLDEDAKRRLYTNPLRVLDTKNPALQEIAQNAPKLIDFLGDTSRAHFEGLQRLLKANNVPFTINPRLVRGLDYYNLTVFEWVTDKLGAQGTVAAGGRYDPLIEQLGGKPTAACGWAMGIERILELLKEEQLVPEQDGVDVYIVHQGEAAREQAFIIGERLRDTGLDVIFHCSADGASASFKSQMKRADASGAAYAVILGEDEVANGTVGVKALRGAGADGEKSEQQTVTVENLTEFLINAMVASAEDGDD; encoded by the coding sequence ATGATCGAAACCAAGCGAAAGCTCGAAAAGCTGACAGGCGTGAAAGGCATGAACGACATCCTCCCGCAGGATGCCGCTTTGTGGGAATTCTTCGAGGCGACTGCCAAGTCACTGCTGCGCGCCTACGGCTACCAGAACATCCGCACGCCCATCGTCGAGCATACGCAGTTGTTTACGCGCGGCATCGGTGAAGTGACCGACATCGTCGAAAAGGAGATGTACAGCTTCACCGATTCGCTGAACGGCGAGAACCTGACGATGCGCCCGGAAAACACCGCAGCCGTGGTGCGCGCCTCGATCGAGCACAACCTGTTGTACGACGGCCCGAAGCGACTCTGGTACATCGGCCCGATGTTCCGTCACGAGCGTCCGCAGCGCGGCCGCTACCGCCAGTTTCACCAGGTCGGCGTCGAGGCGCTCGGTTTCGCCGGTCCCGACGCGGACGCGGAAATCATCATGATGTGCCAGCGGCTGTGGGACGACCTCGGCCTCACCGGCATCAAGCTCGAGATCAACTCGCTCGGCCTGGCCGAAGAGCGCGCCGCGCACCGCGTCGAACTGATCAAGTACCTCGAGCAGTTCGCCGACCAGCTCGACGAGGACGCGAAGCGCCGTCTGTATACCAATCCGCTGCGCGTGCTCGACACCAAGAATCCGGCCCTGCAGGAGATTGCCCAGAACGCGCCGAAGCTGATCGATTTCCTCGGCGACACGTCGCGCGCGCACTTCGAGGGCCTGCAGCGCCTGCTGAAGGCCAACAACGTGCCGTTTACGATCAATCCGCGGCTCGTGCGCGGCCTCGATTACTACAATCTGACCGTGTTCGAATGGGTGACCGACAAGCTCGGCGCGCAGGGCACCGTGGCGGCCGGCGGCCGTTACGACCCGCTGATCGAGCAGCTCGGCGGCAAGCCGACGGCGGCCTGCGGCTGGGCGATGGGCATCGAGCGGATTCTCGAGCTGCTGAAGGAAGAGCAACTCGTGCCGGAGCAGGACGGTGTCGATGTCTACATCGTCCATCAGGGCGAGGCCGCGCGCGAGCAGGCGTTCATCATCGGCGAACGTCTGCGCGACACCGGTCTCGATGTGATCTTCCACTGCAGCGCGGATGGCGCGAGCGCGAGCTTCAAGTCGCAGATGAAGCGCGCGGACGCGAGCGGCGCCGCTTATGCCGTGATCCTCGGCGAGGACGAGGTGGCGAACGGCACGGTCGGCGTGAAGGCGCTGCGCGGTGCGGGCGCCGACGGCGAAAAGAGCGAGCAGCAGACGGTAACGGTCGAGAACTTGACCGAATTTCTAATCAATGCGATGGTTGCATCCGCCGAAGACGGCGACGACTGA
- a CDS encoding tetratricopeptide repeat protein: protein MSYHDEQESIESVKAWWARWGDLTTWILTAVLVVAAAWNGWNYWQRHQAAQASGLYEAVQQAVSSGDKAKIARAASDMEDKYGRTAYAQMTALAAAKALYMAGDTAGAKAQLQWTIDHAQDDAYKQIAKLRLASLLLEEKAYDAGLALLSGTPDDGFKGLVADRRGDLLAAQGKRGDARAAYQLALDALPKEDASARRLVQFKLDALGS from the coding sequence ATGAGCTATCACGACGAACAAGAATCGATTGAAAGCGTAAAAGCATGGTGGGCCCGCTGGGGCGACCTGACGACCTGGATCCTGACCGCCGTGCTCGTCGTGGCAGCCGCCTGGAACGGCTGGAACTATTGGCAGCGCCATCAGGCGGCCCAGGCCTCTGGGTTGTACGAGGCCGTGCAGCAGGCCGTCAGCTCCGGCGACAAGGCGAAGATCGCGCGCGCCGCGTCCGACATGGAGGACAAGTACGGCCGCACCGCCTATGCGCAGATGACGGCGCTCGCGGCCGCGAAAGCGCTGTACATGGCGGGCGACACGGCCGGCGCGAAGGCGCAGCTGCAGTGGACGATCGATCACGCGCAGGACGATGCCTACAAGCAGATCGCGAAGTTGCGCCTGGCCTCGCTGCTGCTCGAGGAGAAGGCCTACGACGCGGGCCTCGCGCTGCTGAGCGGCACGCCGGACGACGGTTTCAAGGGCCTCGTTGCCGACCGCCGCGGCGATCTGCTCGCCGCGCAGGGCAAGCGCGGCGACGCGCGCGCCGCCTACCAGCTCGCGCTCGATGCGCTGCCGAAGGAAGACGCGTCGGCGCGCCGGCTCGTGCAGTTCAAGCTCGACGCGCTCGGCAGCTGA